One window of Quercus robur chromosome 12, dhQueRobu3.1, whole genome shotgun sequence genomic DNA carries:
- the LOC126710105 gene encoding cysteine-rich and transmembrane domain-containing protein WIH2-like, with amino-acid sequence MSHYPQQPPVGTSPPQGYPTQGYNANDAYPRPGYPQSYPPQIPPPVPPQPQVIYCQSPPPPPQKNSQLGFLEGCFAGLFCCCCLEFCCG; translated from the exons ATGAGTCACTACCCACAACAACCACCTGTGGGTACTTCCCCTCCTCAAG GTTATCCGACACAAGGATACAATGCAAATGATGCTTATCCTCGACCTGGTTATCCTCAAAGCTATCCTCCTCAAATTCCTCCTCCAGTCCCACCTCAACCTCAAGTAATTTACTGTCAGTCTCCGCCGCCGCCACCACAGAAAAATTCACAGCTTGGCTTCCTGGAGGGCTG TTTTGCTGGTTTGTTTTGTTGCTGCTGTCTGGAGTTCTGTTGTGGCTAA